One genomic region from Pecten maximus chromosome 5, xPecMax1.1, whole genome shotgun sequence encodes:
- the LOC117328363 gene encoding trichohyalin-like — METKGEITSGTRETKRETSCTRETKREKQHQKPGKQKERLHQEPRKQKERHHQEPGNQKERHHQEPRKQKERLHQEPRKQKESLHQEPRKQKKRHHQEPGKQKERHHQEPGKQKRDIIRNQGIKRETSSGTRETKEETTSGTWATKGETNERLHQGPETRRETTETTKGEQNERDVIRHRNTRESHQEHKKRDVIRTQGNKGEALRTQNRRTHRDTQQRDIIRNTGKQAKDEDYIRRPETKEDVYTGTRKKEERRHQGHRNKKREVIRNQGKQQERLIRDTETRRETHQGHETKSETHSGTQKTKERLIRDTETKGETIRDTRNKGRDVIRNRKQRGERHQNTETRERQRLNKHRKDKGRDVHQETTERRREEKRGERHQGHRNKGESHQETKKQGESASGH; from the exons ATGGAAACAAAAGGAGAGATTACATCAGGAACCAGGGAAACAAAACGAGAGACATCATGTACCAGGGAAACAAAACGAGAGAAACAACATCAGAAACCAGGGAAACAAAAAGAGAGATTACATCAGGAACCAAGGAAACAAAAAGAGAGACATCATCAGGAACCAGGGAATCAAAAAGAGAGACATCATCAGGAACCAAGGAAACAAAAAGAGAGATTACATCAGGAACCAAGGAAACAAAAGGAGAGTTTACATCAGGAACCAAGGAAACAAAAAAAGAGACATCATCAGGAACCAGGGAAACAAAAAGAGAGACATCATCAGGAACCAGGGAAACAAAAGAGAGACATCATCAGGAACCAGGGAATCAAAAGAGAGACATCATCAGGAACCAGGGAAACAAAAGAAGAAACAACATCAGGAACCTGGGCAACAAAAGGA GAAACAAACGAGAGATTACATCAGGGACCAGAAACAAGACGAGAGACAACAGAGACCACCAAAGGAGAACAAAACGAGAGAGACGTCATCAGACACAGAAACACAAGGGAGAGTCATCAGGAACACAAAAAGAGAGACGTCATCAGGACACAAGGAAACAAGGGAGAAGCTCTCAGGACACAGAACAGGAGAACGCATCGGGACACACAACAGAGAGACATCATCAGGAACACAGGAAAACAAGCGAAAGACGAGGACTACATCAGGAGACCAGAAACAAAGGAGGACGTTTACACAGGGACAAGAAAAAAagaggagagacgtcatcagggacacagaaacaaaaaGAGAGAAGTCATCAGGAACCAAGGGAAACAACAAGAGAGACtcatcagggacacagaaacaagacGAGAGACTCATCAGGGACACGAAACAAAGAGTGAGACGCATTCAGGGACACAGAAAACAAAAGAGAGACtcatcagggacacagaaacaaaagGAGAGACTATCAGGGACACAAGAAACAAAgggagagacgtcatcaggaaCCGGAAACAAAGAGGAGAGCGTCATCAGAACACAGAAACAAGGGAGAGACAAAGACTAAATAAACACAGAAAAGACAAAGGGAGAGACGTCCATCAGGAGACCACAGAAAGACGCAGGGAAGAAAAGAGGGGAGaacgtcatcagggacacagaaacaagggAGAGAGTCATCAGGAGACAAAGAAACAAGGGGAGAGCGCATCAGGGCATTGA